GGCTTGCGCCAGCTGAGGTCGATGAAGATGGGAAAGAAATCAACCCTCACATTCCCCAATATATGTCCTCTGCCCCTTGGTATCTTAATGCTGAGAGGCCAGTGAGTTTCTCTCTCACCCATCTTTCTAGATTTGATGTTGGTTGTTCATGAATCATGatgattgaatttattttgaatctaTTTCAGAGTTTAAAACATCAAAGGAAATGGAAATCAGATCCGAATTATACAAAATCCTGGTACGATAGAGGTGCAAAAATACATCAGGCAGACAAGTACAGGAAGGGTGCATGTGAAAAGTAAGTCAGATGAATGCCTCATTGTTCACCATTATGTATATTCCTCAACCTGTTTCTTGTCCTTACCTAAATTTataactaatattttttcatataaaagaaatatacgAGGGGATATTGATTAggaattttatattctttctcAATATTTTGCTGTGAAAAAAAGTACCAATCGTAGTTGTGGAACTATGATTTCCCCacattttatattctttcttttgttactgtataaaaatgtcaaatctaaatatattataggtTTGGAACTATTCTCCTAACTTGGTTCAGGTTTGGTGATATATGGAAATTCCCTTTTTATACTAATTTTCCTGACATATGGTTTGTACCACTTtccaatattattaatatagtttttttaaaaaaaaaatttaattttaaattttttatgatttactTGACGTgtgtgttttaattttattgtgtatctttcaaattttattggCCATCCAGTTGTGGAGCATTGACACATGATGCTAAGTCATGCATGGAAAGACCCCGAAAGATTGGAGCAAAATGGACAAATATGCACATAGCACCAGATGAGAAGATTGAGACATTTGAACTAGATTATGATGGGAAAAGGGATCGTTGGAATGGCTATGATCCAGCAACCTATGCTCGTGTCATTGAGAGGTATGAGGCTAGAGATGAAGCAAGGagaaaatttttgaaagaacaacagcttaaaaaattggaagagaaaaataataagcAGAATGAGGATGCTGAAGTTAGTGATGAAGATGAGGATGAAGATGATTTGAAGGTTGATGAGGCAAAGGTTGATGAAAGCAAACAAATGGACTTTGCAAAAGTTGAGAAGCGTGTTCGTACGACAGGTGGTGGAAGCACGGGAACTGTAAGGTATGTCAcgtaatttatatttgtttatccTTTTATGTCTCTCCCTGCTTAGCTCTTTTCTAGAGCGCCTCAATGCtgtattaattatttcttcaCATATTAGGAACTTGCGTATTCGGGAGGATACAgcaaaatatcttttaaatcttGATGTCAATTCTGCTTATTATGATCCGAAAACTCGGTCCATGCGTGAAGATCCTCTTCCTGATGCTGAtccaaatgaaaaattttatgTGGTATGTATCAGAAATGGGATCGTGGAATTTTTATATACTCCCAAATTTAACAAAGTAATAGTTATAAGTTAGTACGGATCTAAATTGTTGATGTATTTTTGTCATAATAGGGCGATAACCAAAATAGAATAAGTGGGCAAGCTTTGGATTTCAAGCAACTCAATGTGCATGCTTGGGAAGCATTTGACAAAGGTCAAGATATCCATCTACAAGCTGCTCCATCCCAAGCTGAACTTCTTTATAAGAACTACAAGGTTATCAAAGAGAAGTTGAAGTCACATACGAAGGATGCTATCATGGAGAAGTATGGCAATGCTGCTGATGAAGAAAAGCTGCC
This portion of the Cucurbita pepo subsp. pepo cultivar mu-cu-16 chromosome LG08, ASM280686v2, whole genome shotgun sequence genome encodes:
- the LOC111799751 gene encoding pre-mRNA-splicing factor SLU7, whose translation is MATASVAFKSREDHRKQLELEEARKAGLAPAEVDEDGKEINPHIPQYMSSAPWYLNAERPSLKHQRKWKSDPNYTKSWYDRGAKIHQADKYRKGACENCGALTHDAKSCMERPRKIGAKWTNMHIAPDEKIETFELDYDGKRDRWNGYDPATYARVIERYEARDEARRKFLKEQQLKKLEEKNNKQNEDAEVSDEDEDEDDLKVDEAKVDESKQMDFAKVEKRVRTTGGGSTGTVRNLRIREDTAKYLLNLDVNSAYYDPKTRSMREDPLPDADPNEKFYVGDNQNRISGQALDFKQLNVHAWEAFDKGQDIHLQAAPSQAELLYKNYKVIKEKLKSHTKDAIMEKYGNAADEEKLPRELLLGQSERQVEYDRTGRIVKGLEMALPKSKYEEDVFINNHTGVWGSWWKDHQWGYKCCKQTIRNSYCTGAAGIEAAEAAADLMKSNIARKATSEDTPAPAEEKKLATWGSEVPDDLVLDQKKLNEALKKEDERRKEERDERKRKYNVRWNDEVTAEDMEAYRMKKVRHDDPMKDFLN